A segment of the Nitrospiraceae bacterium genome:
GTCGGTAAGGCGAAAGAGTATCGGGAGAAAATGCTGGAGGCAGTTGCGGAGTTCGACGACCACGTCATGGAGAAATACCTCAATGGACAATCCTTGAGCGAGGAAGAAGTGCGGCGATGTATTCGAGCCGGGACGATTGCCATGAAGATCACCCCGGTGCTGTGCGGCTCGGCCTTTAAGAATAAAGGTGTGCAGCAGCTCCTTGACGGGGTCATTGATTTTCTGCCGTCGCCGCTGGATATTCCGCCCGTGAAAGGGGTTGACCCGAATTCTGGCAAAGAGGTGGAGCGGAAGCCATCGGATAGCGAGCCTTTTGCCGCGCTGGCTTTCAAAATCATGTCCGATCCATTTGCAGGACAATTGACGTACTTCCGTGTCTATTCAGGCACGCTCAAGACCGGTACACCGGTGCTCAATATCACGAAGGGGACAAAGGATCGCATCGGGCGCTTGTTAAAAATGCACGCGAACAAGCGCGAAGAAATCGATACCGCCTATGCAGGAGACATTGTTGCAGCGGTGGGTTTGAAGGGAGCGACGACCGGGGATACGTTGGCCGATGAAAAACAGCCGGTCCTCCTGGAAATCATGAAGTTCCCGGAGCCAGTCATTGCGATGGCCATTGAGCCGAAGACAAAACAAGACCAGGAAAAGATGGGGTTCGCGTTGCAAAAGCTCGCGCAGGAGGATCCGTCCTTTCGTGTACGGACTGATGAGGAGACAGCGCAGACGATTATCGCGGGGATGGGTGAGTTGCATCTCGAGATCATCGTCGATCGCCTGCTCCGCGAGTTTAAGGTTGAGGCCAATGTCGGGAAACCGGAGGTTGCCTTCAGGGAGACCATTCGCCGCAAGGCCGAATCAGAATCTAAGTACATTAAGCAGACCGGCGGCCGCGGACAGTATGGCCATGTCGTGTTGACGGTGGAGCCGTCGGATCCAGGCAAAGGTTTGGAGTTCGTGAACAAGGTAGTCGGCGGGGCGGTTCCCAAGGAATATATTCCGGCTGTTGAAAAAGGGGTGAAGGAGCGAATGGAGACCGGGGTCATTGCCGGTTATCCACTTCGGGATATCCGCGTCACGCTCATCGATGGGTCCTACCATGAAGTGGACTCCAACGAAATGGCGTTTAAGATTGCCGCCTCCATGGGCTTTGCTGACGCCTGTAAGAAAGCCGATCCGGTCTTGCTCGAG
Coding sequences within it:
- the fusA gene encoding elongation factor G, translated to MARQTSLDRTRNIGIMAHIDAGKTTTTERVLYYTGMTHKMGEVHEGAATMDWMEQERERGITITAAATTCFWRDHRINIIDTPGHVDFTIEVERSLRVLDGAVAVFDSVQGVEPQSETVWRQADKYRVPRIAFMNKMDRTGADFYFSVQSIVDRLGANPIPIQLPIGREVEFRGSIDLVTMKGFFYDDETLGAKYKIDEIPPDMVGKAKEYREKMLEAVAEFDDHVMEKYLNGQSLSEEEVRRCIRAGTIAMKITPVLCGSAFKNKGVQQLLDGVIDFLPSPLDIPPVKGVDPNSGKEVERKPSDSEPFAALAFKIMSDPFAGQLTYFRVYSGTLKTGTPVLNITKGTKDRIGRLLKMHANKREEIDTAYAGDIVAAVGLKGATTGDTLADEKQPVLLEIMKFPEPVIAMAIEPKTKQDQEKMGFALQKLAQEDPSFRVRTDEETAQTIIAGMGELHLEIIVDRLLREFKVEANVGKPEVAFRETIRRKAESESKYIKQTGGRGQYGHVVLTVEPSDPGKGLEFVNKVVGGAVPKEYIPAVEKGVKERMETGVIAGYPLRDIRVTLIDGSYHEVDSNEMAFKIAASMGFADACKKADPVLLEPIMKVEVLVPQEFMGDVIGNLNGRRGKVQGMKVRAGAQAIDAAVPLSEMFGYATDLRSRTQGRATYSMEFDRYEPVPKNIAEAIIKK